One region of Baekduia soli genomic DNA includes:
- a CDS encoding STAS domain-containing protein translates to MTSEPSAPDFAISTHSDDTAHVVRVEGELDLNTRDQLVAVLDGLSRPPQIVVLDGSAMSFVDSTGLRVLLSEHQRARAEGYEFVIAGATPPVRETLRLTALDLTLPLAPDVESVTRG, encoded by the coding sequence ATGACCTCCGAGCCGTCCGCGCCCGATTTCGCCATCTCCACGCACAGCGACGACACCGCGCACGTCGTACGCGTCGAGGGCGAGCTGGACCTCAACACGCGCGACCAGCTCGTGGCGGTGCTCGACGGCCTGTCCCGGCCGCCGCAGATCGTCGTCCTGGACGGCTCGGCCATGTCCTTCGTGGACTCCACCGGCCTGCGGGTGCTGCTCTCCGAGCACCAGCGGGCTCGCGCCGAGGGCTACGAGTTCGTGATCGCCGGCGCCACGCCGCCGGTGCGTGAGACCCTGCGCCTTACGGCGCTGGACCTCACGCTCCCGCTTGCGCCCGACGTCGAGTCGGTCACGCGCGGCTGA
- a CDS encoding MFS transporter produces the protein MAHAGRVTFAALSVPNYRRYMSGQAVSLVGTWMQMTAQSWLVLTLTHSSTALGVVVALQTLPVLLLGPYGGVIADRVDKLRLMTILQAAMGVQALVLGLLTVTGVVRVWEIGLLAALLGLNNAFENPARQSFMLEMVGPEHLRNAVSLNSVFVNVARSVGPAVAGILIATVGDGVCFLVNAASFVAVVTSLRRLDRTALAPSPPAPRTPGQLREGLRYVARTPQLGVPLLMMSLAGMLAYEFQVSLPVMAKDALHSDAAGFGFMTAAMGVGAVAGGLLVAARGEIGLRRLVAAATALGVAMLGATLAPGLALELVAMAFVGGASITFMSTGNATMQLNAEPSMRGRVMSLWFVAFQGSTPIGGPLVGWVMAAAGARAGLGLGAVTCLVVAALGALTVRRLGRAASGHAPAAMAH, from the coding sequence ATGGCCCACGCGGGCCGGGTGACCTTCGCCGCGCTGTCGGTGCCCAACTACCGCCGCTACATGAGCGGCCAGGCCGTCTCGCTCGTCGGGACGTGGATGCAGATGACGGCGCAGTCGTGGCTCGTGCTGACGCTGACGCACTCGAGCACCGCGCTCGGCGTCGTCGTCGCGCTGCAGACCCTGCCCGTCCTGCTCCTCGGGCCCTACGGCGGCGTCATCGCCGACCGCGTCGACAAGCTGCGCCTCATGACGATCCTGCAGGCCGCGATGGGCGTGCAGGCGCTCGTGCTCGGCCTGCTGACCGTGACGGGCGTCGTGCGCGTCTGGGAGATCGGGCTGCTCGCCGCGCTGCTGGGCCTCAACAACGCCTTCGAGAACCCCGCCCGCCAGTCGTTCATGTTGGAGATGGTCGGGCCGGAGCACCTGCGCAATGCCGTCAGCCTGAACTCCGTGTTCGTCAACGTGGCGCGGTCGGTCGGCCCGGCCGTGGCGGGCATCCTCATCGCGACGGTCGGCGACGGCGTGTGCTTCCTGGTCAACGCCGCGAGCTTCGTCGCGGTCGTCACGTCGCTGCGGCGCCTGGACCGTACGGCGCTGGCGCCCAGCCCGCCGGCCCCGCGGACGCCCGGGCAGCTGCGCGAGGGACTGCGCTACGTGGCGCGCACGCCGCAGCTGGGCGTGCCGCTGCTCATGATGTCGCTGGCCGGGATGCTGGCCTACGAGTTCCAGGTGTCGCTGCCGGTGATGGCCAAGGACGCGCTGCACAGCGACGCCGCCGGCTTCGGCTTCATGACGGCGGCGATGGGCGTGGGCGCGGTGGCGGGCGGCCTGCTGGTGGCGGCGCGCGGCGAGATCGGCCTACGGCGGCTCGTGGCCGCGGCGACCGCGCTCGGCGTCGCGATGCTGGGCGCCACGCTGGCGCCCGGCCTCGCGCTCGAGCTCGTCGCGATGGCCTTCGTGGGCGGCGCGAGCATCACCTTCATGTCGACGGGCAACGCGACGATGCAGCTCAACGCCGAGCCGAGCATGCGCGGCCGCGTGATGTCGCTGTGGTTCGTCGCCTTCCAGGGCTCGACCCCGATCGGCGGGCCGCTCGTCGGGTGGGTCATGGCGGCCGCTGGCGCGCGCGCCGGGCTCGGCCTCGGCGCGGTGACGTGCCTGGTCGTCGCCGCGCTGGGCGCGCTCACCGTGCGCCGGCTGGGCCGCGCCGCGAGCGGGCACGCGCCCGCGGCGATGGCGCACTGA
- a CDS encoding MarR family winged helix-turn-helix transcriptional regulator, protein MVDTTIEPAARLRLVIGKLSRRLRPTVAGTGLTPTSISVLFSVVRDGPLRLSELAEAEALNPTMLSRVVGSLAQDGLLRRVADPLDRRAALVEATAAGRRLRQKIHRERNDVLAVQLARLSDEDRRTLEEALPVLEELVELLRDRRA, encoded by the coding sequence ATGGTCGACACCACCATCGAGCCCGCCGCCCGGCTGCGGCTCGTCATCGGCAAGCTGTCCCGCCGCCTGCGACCCACCGTCGCGGGGACCGGGCTGACCCCGACGAGCATCTCCGTCCTGTTCAGCGTGGTGCGCGACGGCCCGCTGCGGCTCTCCGAACTGGCCGAGGCCGAGGCGCTGAACCCGACGATGCTCTCGCGCGTCGTCGGCTCGCTCGCCCAGGACGGCCTGCTGCGCCGCGTCGCCGACCCGCTGGACCGGCGTGCGGCGCTCGTCGAGGCGACCGCCGCCGGGCGCCGGCTGCGCCAGAAGATCCACCGCGAGCGCAACGACGTCCTCGCCGTCCAGCTCGCGCGCCTCTCCGACGAGGACCGGCGGACGCTGGAGGAGGCGCTGCCCGTGCTCGAGGAGCTCGTCGAGCTGCTCAGGGACCGGCGCGCGTGA
- a CDS encoding VOC family protein — MIKGVSAVWLPVSDMDRALDFYGETLGLKVTKHDGDWSEVESDGTTIGLNAKPSESPAGDGGALIAFGTDGELEDEVERLKGQGVAFAGEISEHAWGRIVPFKDPDGNDLQLYAPPA; from the coding sequence ATGATCAAGGGTGTCTCCGCAGTCTGGCTGCCCGTCAGCGACATGGACCGCGCGCTGGACTTCTACGGCGAGACGCTGGGCCTGAAGGTCACCAAGCACGACGGTGACTGGAGCGAGGTCGAGTCCGACGGCACGACGATCGGCCTCAACGCCAAGCCGTCCGAGTCGCCCGCGGGGGACGGCGGCGCGCTGATCGCCTTCGGCACCGACGGCGAGCTCGAGGACGAGGTCGAGCGCCTCAAGGGCCAGGGCGTCGCGTTCGCGGGCGAGATCTCCGAGCACGCCTGGGGCCGGATCGTGCCGTTCAAGGACCCCGACGGCAACGACCTGCAGCTCTACGCCCCGCCGGCCTGA
- a CDS encoding HAD-IC family P-type ATPase: MLGVADRPAPDVAQHHADDRDAAEAGLCFAGLVAMRDPLREHVPAAVADCHRAGIRIIVITGDDGLTAAAVAREAGIIEADAQVVTGPQVDALGEDALDAMLRASPRLIVARSSPEAKLRIVDALRTDGHTVAMTGDGVNDAPALRRADIGVAMGASGTDVAREAAAMVLQDDDFASIVAAVKEGRTVYANIRKFVTYIFAHATPEMVPFLIYALSGGSIPLPLTALQILAIDLGTETLPALALGREPAEPGLMEEPPRPRTATIMTRTMLVRAWLWLGLLEAALVAGGFFFVLLRAGWSPGDATGAGTPLHHSYLVATTMSFAGITACQVGTAFASRTDHASLRTIGVWSNPLLLGGIAFELAFAAALVYLPPLQHLFGTAALGPAELGLLVAFPVLVWGSDELRRARRRRRTRQPRGTPA, translated from the coding sequence GTGCTCGGCGTCGCCGACCGGCCCGCCCCCGACGTCGCGCAGCACCACGCCGACGACCGCGACGCCGCAGAGGCCGGCCTGTGCTTCGCCGGGCTCGTCGCGATGCGCGACCCGCTGCGTGAGCACGTGCCCGCCGCCGTGGCCGACTGCCACCGGGCGGGCATCCGCATCATCGTCATCACCGGCGACGACGGCCTGACCGCCGCCGCCGTGGCCCGGGAGGCGGGCATCATCGAGGCCGACGCGCAGGTCGTGACCGGGCCGCAGGTCGACGCGCTGGGCGAGGACGCGCTGGACGCGATGCTGCGCGCCTCGCCGCGGCTGATCGTCGCGCGCAGCTCGCCGGAGGCCAAGCTGCGGATCGTCGACGCGCTGCGCACCGATGGCCACACGGTGGCCATGACGGGCGACGGGGTCAACGACGCGCCCGCGCTGCGACGGGCCGACATCGGCGTCGCCATGGGCGCCTCGGGCACCGACGTGGCCCGCGAGGCCGCGGCCATGGTCCTCCAGGACGACGACTTCGCCTCGATCGTGGCCGCCGTCAAGGAGGGCCGCACGGTCTACGCCAACATCCGCAAGTTCGTCACCTACATCTTCGCCCACGCCACCCCCGAGATGGTGCCCTTCCTCATCTACGCGCTGTCGGGCGGGAGCATCCCCCTGCCGCTGACGGCGCTGCAGATCCTGGCCATCGACCTCGGGACGGAGACGCTGCCGGCGCTCGCGCTGGGCCGCGAGCCCGCCGAGCCCGGGCTCATGGAGGAGCCGCCGCGCCCGCGGACCGCCACGATCATGACCAGGACGATGCTCGTGCGTGCGTGGCTGTGGCTCGGCCTCCTGGAGGCCGCGCTGGTGGCCGGTGGCTTCTTCTTCGTGCTGCTGCGCGCGGGCTGGTCGCCGGGCGATGCGACGGGCGCCGGCACGCCGCTGCACCACAGCTACCTCGTGGCGACGACGATGTCGTTCGCGGGCATCACCGCCTGCCAGGTCGGAACGGCGTTCGCGTCGCGCACCGACCACGCCTCGCTGCGCACGATCGGCGTGTGGTCCAACCCGCTGCTGCTCGGCGGCATCGCGTTCGAGCTGGCCTTCGCGGCGGCGCTGGTCTACCTCCCCCCGCTGCAGCACCTGTTCGGGACCGCGGCGCTCGGCCCGGCCGAGCTCGGGCTGCTCGTGGCCTTCCCCGTGCTCGTGTGGGGCAGTGACGAGCTGCGCCGGGCCCGGCGCCGGCGGCGCACGCGCCAACCGCGCGGAACCCCGGCGTGA